A single Anomalospiza imberbis isolate Cuckoo-Finch-1a 21T00152 chromosome 15, ASM3175350v1, whole genome shotgun sequence DNA region contains:
- the CLINT1 gene encoding clathrin interactor 1 translates to MLNMWKVRELVDKATNVVMNYSEIESKVREATNDDPWGPSGQLMGEIAKATFMYEQFPELMNMLWTRMLKDNKKNWRRVYKSLLLLAYLIRNGSERVVTSAREHIYDLRSLENYHFVDENGKDQGINIRQKVKEMVEFAQDDDRLREERKKAKKNKDKYIGVSSDSVGGFRYSERYDPEPKSKWDEEWDKKSTFPFSDKLGELSDKIGSTIDDTISKFRRKDREDSPERCSDSDEEKSRRGKSPKAEFKDEEETVTTKHIHIAQATEITTIRQKRSANPSKTIDLGAAAHYTGDKASPEQNSAAHPAQPTTKAAVPSGSKSSNDLVDLLFDGASQPASTGGSSDPFGGFADFSSPAASASFPSSQGTATSGNGDFGDWSAFNQASPCASASSGELFSSTAQQPALELFSGSQPSPGQPSSASNSMDLFDLMGPSQTTMTASQSMNFSMMSSSSMGVSLPMSRSQPLQSVNPMMPKPNSLYNARTEMVQKNASKTLPSTWSDPSVNISLDNLVPGMQPSKPQQPSLNTMMQQQNMQQPMNVITQNFAAVNLSPQPNMMPVRPPSSALLGGPMGLAVPGVMSGTMGMASMAPTPMMNQGMMGMNMGVPATGMGTIGMGVPNVAMTSLTPGTVQPKQDAFANFANFSK, encoded by the exons caCCAATGTGGTTATGAATTATTCAGAAATAGAGTCTAAGGTTCGAGAAGCAACCAATGATGATCCGTGGGGACCTTCAGGGCAACTCATGGGAGAGATTGCCAA GGCTACGTTTATGTACGAGCAGTTTCCAGAGCTCATGAACATGCTGTGGACTCGGATGCTGAAAGACAACAAAAAGAACTGGAGGAGAGTTTATAAG TCTTTGCTGCTCCTAGCTTACCTCATAAGGAATGGATCAGAGCGTGTTGTTACAAGTGCCAGAGAACACATTTATGATTTGCGATCCCTGGAAAATTACCACTTTGTAG ATGAGAATGGCAAAGACCAGGGGATAAACATCCGCCAGAAGGTGAAAGAAATGGTTGAGTTTGCTCAAGACGACGATCGGCTTcgggaggagaggaagaaagcaaagaagaacaaagacaaaTACATTGGGGTGTCCTCGGACAGTGTTGGAGGGTTCAGATACA GTGAAAGATATGATCCTGAGCCCAAGTCCAAATGGGATGAAGAATGGGATAAAAAGTCAACTTTTCCTTTCAGTGACAAGTTAGGGGAGCTCAGTGACAAGATCGGCAGCACCATCGATGACACCATCAGCAAGTTCCGAAGGAAAGATAGAGAAGACTCTCCAGAAAGGTGCAG TGACAGTGATGAGGAAAAATCTAGAAGAGGCAAATCTCCCAAAGCTGAATTTAAAGATGAAGAGGAGACTGTGACAACAAAACACATACATATTGCACAAGCTACAGAAATTACCACCATCAGACAGAAACGCTCAGCAAATCCTTCAAAAACCATTGActtgggagcagcagctcattACACAGGAGATAAAGCAAGTCCAGAGCAGAACTCTGCTGCTCATCCTGCACAGCCTACGACAAAG gctgctgtcccctctggCAGCAAGTCCTCTAATGACCTGGTGGACCTGTTATTTGACGGAGCCAGCCAGCCAGCTTCCACAG GTGGATCAAGTGACCCATTTGGAGGATTTGCTGATTTTAGTTCGCCCGCTGCTTCAGCGAGTTTCCCATCATCACAAG GTACAGCAACAAGTGGAAATGGAGACTTTGGTGATTGGAGTGCCTTCAACCAAGCTTCTCCTTGTGCCAGTGCTTCATCTGGCGAGCtcttcagcagcacagcacagcagccagctCTAGAGCTCTTCAGTGGCTCACAGCCATCTCCAGGCCAGCCTTCATCTGCTTCCAATTCTATGGATCTTTTTGATTTGATGGGACCCTCTCAGACAACCATGACCGCCTCACAAAGCATGAATTTCTCCATGATGAGTTCCAGTTCCATGGGCGTCAGTTTACCCATGTCCAGGTCACAG ccTCTGCAAAGTGTGAACCCAATGATGCCGAAGCCTAACTCACTTTATAATGCAAGGACAGAGATGGTCCAGAAAAATGCAAGCAAAACTCTACCCTCAACTTGGTCAGATCCCAGTGTAAATATCAGTTTGGACAATTTAGTACCTGGGATGCAGCCTTCCAAACCCCAACAGCCATCGCTTAATACCATGATGCAGCAACAGA ATATGCAACAACCGATGAATGTCATAACACAGAACTTTGCAGCTGTGAacctcagcccccagcccaACATGATGCCCGTGCGACCGCCGAGCAGCGCGCTGCTGGGAGGGCCcatggggctggcagtgcccggGGTGATGTCAGGTACGATGGGCATGGCCTCCATGGCCCCCACGCCCATGATGAACCAGGGAATGATGGGCATGAACATGGGAGTGCCGGCCACAGGAATGGGCACAATAGGAATGGGGGTACCCAACGTGGCTATGACCTCTCTGACTCCTGGGACTGTACAACCCAAGCAAGATGCCTTCGCAAATTTTGCCAATTTTAGCAAATAA